From a single Pelmatolapia mariae isolate MD_Pm_ZW linkage group LG20, Pm_UMD_F_2, whole genome shotgun sequence genomic region:
- the LOC134619576 gene encoding neural cell adhesion molecule L1.1-like isoform X2: MCVSQSRWMGCRGMCSPALPLVLLLLLPLSFLSSTPPFAQGAIVIPENLFQPPVLTEMPKSHTVFTLDDFNLACEATGNPTPTFRWLKDGELFGSETEASGTLRGDNSSLDMLEGEYRCYASNSLGTAMTQTVKVNVEPQPVLMKQEAVRVQGLVGQSMVLSCNPPKSSPPPSIHWMNINLMHITRSERVTIGLDGKLYFANLMRSDSKEDYICHAQYREARTILPATAVSLSVKSSNSVAHGGKPEFFHQRNHSQISALKGNSVTLECLPRGLPTPKVEWKKKDGVLADTTGQVINFDRWLHFDNITLDDDGEYECKASNTHGFITRSFTVTVEAAPYWVKEPQNLMYTPGETVRLDCQADGIPRPSITWRINGQLLTEVDEEPRRTVTGGTLIMKDVNIGDTAVYQCEAKNDHGSILLNTYLYVVELPPQILSPDGFIYNVTKGRDAALHCESFGSPRPRVTWDREDTGALLSDPLLYPRVSILTNGTLKLSDVSHNDSGEYICSVQNTNISITAKLDVFRPSEILTSPQAVRVVQGESAFLDCDVDTDPRLRDYQVVWKKANRKLEETSDNDKYTFFKNNTLKVTDVQLNDSTEYSCEVITKVDNVIAQSSITVIAKPDPPSGLTLSNAEGVSVTLSWSPGLSHNSPITEFIIQAREEYHTEERKWTWEELKKVPGDFNHVELTLHPFSTYRFRVIAINEVGRSRHSNPSDHHSTPPAAPSINPTGVRSNSSEPGTLIITWDEIDKRFHNGQNFQYEVLWREADGSNVNWNSGRVRSPPFIVNNTGTYTPFEIKVRSVNALGGGPEPEPGIGHSGEDKPEEAPTGVSTTVMNSTIRVSWNKARRVRGRLLGYRIYYKRLGSKAERRRRSLRQSQHEEERGERSTQLSETEEHSWQVEEVDHSKTSAEVTGLRLFSEYELTVTAFNSKGESPRSPPHHFHTPEGVPGPPASLEFESPTEKSLILSWSPPAETNGILQGYIVQYQREVESKNSPVEILNVNDPNVKHITLDNLDPDSHYIFKVIARTKTGEGPPITRRGATLLDGEPPRNITVISGNASVNLSWVPGERNRNHGFHIQYLKKSGGGGWEKSEQVNTTQGFYTLTGLQPGAQYHLRVMHGNSTYWQGEAKTVEPLPSEITGRFATQGWLIGLISAIVLLVLILLILCLIKRSKGGKYAVKDKESKEVDSEARPMKDEAFGEYSDGDEKRSDSQQSLEESKMGSVDSLAEYGDSVDIQFNEDGSFIGQYSGRASVPHGNESSGPASPVNAVPPPPVAPSMSSILNRPS, from the exons ATGTGTGTGTCACAGAGTCGGTGGATGGGCTGTAGGGGGATGTGCTCCCCCGCCCTCCCGctggtcctcctcctcctgctccctctgtccttcctctcctccacgCCTCCGTTTGCTCAGGGAGCCATCGTCATCCCCGAAAACT tATTTCAGCCTCCGGTGCTGACAGAGATGCCAAAATCACACACAGTGTTTACTCTTGATGACTTCAATCTGGCCTGTGAGGCCACCGGGAACCCGACACCCAC ATTCCGTTGGCTGAAAGATGGCGAGTTGTTCGGATCAGAGACTGAAGCATCCGGAACGCTGAGAGGCGACAATTCTTCCCTGGATATGTTAGAGGGTGAATACCGCTGCTACGCCTCCAACAGTCTGGGGACCGCCATGACACAAACCGTCAAAGTCAACGTAGAGC CTCAGCCAGTTCTCATGAAACAAGAAGCCGTGCGTGTGCAAGGACTCGTGGGACAGAGTATGGTCCTGTCCTGCAACCCTCCAAAAAGCTCGCCTCCTCCCAGCATCCACTGGATGAACATAA ATTTGATGCACATTACTCGGAGTGAGAGAGTGACGATCGGCCTGGATGGGAAGCTGTACTTCGCGAATCTCATGAGGAGTGACAGCAAAGAGGACTACATCTGCCACGCCCAGTACAGAGAGGCCAGGACTATTCTACCTGCCACTgctgtctccctctctgtgaAGTCGA GTAACAGCGTCGCTCATGGAGGAAAGCCCGAGTTCTTCCATCAGAGGAACCACTCCCAAATATCAGCCCTCAAGGGGAACAGCGTCACCCTGGAATGTTTGCCCAGAGGCCT ACCCACACCTAAGGTGGAATGGAAGAAAAAGGATGGTGTCCTGGCAGACACAACCGGCCAAGTTATTAACTTTGACCGCTGGCTCCACTTCGACAACATCACCCTAGATGACGACGGCGAGTACGAATGCAAAGCCTCCAACACCCACGGCTTCATCACGCGCTCCTTCACGGTCACTGTGGAAG CGGCTCCTTACTGGGTGAAGGAGCCTCAGAACCTGATGTACACTCCCGGGGAAACAGTCCGACTGGACTGTCAGGCTGACGGCATCCCGAGGCCCAGtatcacctggaggatcaacggTCAGCTGTTAACAG AAGTGGATGAAGAACCTCGGCGCACGGTGACCGGAGGAACGCTCATAATGAAAGACGTGAACATTGGCGACACGGCCGTGTACCAGTGTGAAGCCAAAAATGACCACGGCTCCATCCTCCTCAACACCTACCTCTACGTTGTCG AGCTCCCCCCTCAGATCCTGTCCCCTGATGGGTTCATCTACAACGTCACCAAGGGCCGAGACGCCGCACTGCACTGTGAGTCTTTTGGCTCGCCACGACCCCGCGTCACATG GGACCGGGAGGACACCGGTGCTCTGCTGTCGGACCCTCTGCTGTATCCTCGTGTCTCCATTCTGACCAACGGGACCCTCAAGCTGTCCGACGTCAGCCACAACGACAGCGGCGAGTACATCTGCTCCGTACAAAACACCAACATCTCCATCACGGCCAAGCTGGACGTCTTCC GTCCAAGTGAGATACTGACGAGCCCCCAGGCTGTTCGTGTTGTCCAGGGAGAGAGCGCTTTCCTGGACTGTGACGTCGACACCGATCCTCGGCTGAGGGATTACCAGGTTGTCTGGAAGAAAGCAAATCGGAAACTAGAAGAGACATCAGATAATGAcaa gtacACCTTCTTCAAGAACAACACGCTGAAAGTGACAGACGTCCAATTAAACGACAGCACAGAGTATTCCTGTGAGGTCATCACTAAAGTGGACAACGTGATTGCACAGAGCTCCATCACTGtcatag CAAAACCGGACCCTCCCAGTGGTCTGACTCTGTCTAATGCTGAGGGGGTCAGTGTGACTCTCAGCTGGAGCCCAGGACTCTCCCACAACAGCCCCATCACAg AGTTCATCATACAGGCTCGGGAGGAGTACCACACGGAGGAGAGGAAGTGGACGTGGGAGGAACTGAAAAAAGTGCCAGGCGACTTCAACCACGTGGAGCTGACCCTGCATCCATTCTCCACCTACCGATTCCGTGTCATTGCCATCAACGAGGTTGGCAGGAGCAGACACAGCAACCCCTCAGACCACCACAGCACGCCACCTGCTG CTCCCTCCATCAACCCTACAGGAGTGCGCAGTAACTCCTCAGAACCAGGGACACTGATCATCACGTGGGAT GAGATAGACAAGCGTTTCCATAACGGCCAGAACTTCCAGTACGAGGTGCTGTGGAGGGAGGCCGACGGGTCAAATGTAAACTGGAACTCCGGCCGTGTGAGGTCTCCACCGTTCATAGTGAACAACACAGGAACGTACACACCGTTTGAGATCAAAGTCCGATCTGTCAACGCCCTCGGAGGAGGACCGGAACCAGAGCCGGGGATCGGGCACTCCGGAGAGGACA AGCCAGAGGAAGCTCCGACTGGAGTTTCAACCACCGTGATGAACAGCACCATCAGAGTGAGCTGGAACAAAGCCCGGAGGGTCCGAGGTCGGCTGCTGGGATACAGG ATCTACTATAAGAGGCTGGGTTCCAAGGCCGAGCGGAGGCGGAGGTCTCTCAGACAATCCCAAcatgaggaggagagaggagaaagaTCAACACAATTGAGTGAGACAGAGGAGCACAGCTGGCAGGTGGAGGAGGTTGACCATAGCAAGACCTCAGCGGAGGTGACGGGGCTGCGACTGTTTTCTGAGTATGAGCTGACGGTCACTGCGTTTAACAGCAAAGGGGAGAGTCCTCGCTCCCCGCCGCACCACTTCCACACGCCGGAGGGAG ttCCTGGTCCTCCTGCATCTCTGGAGTTTGAAAGCCCGACAGAAAAATCCCTGATTCTCTCCTGGAGCCCTCCAGCTGAGACCAACGGCATTCTGCAGGGATACATAGTGCAGTACCAGCGGG AGGTGGAGAGCAAAAACAGTCCTGTGGAGATACTGAATGTCAATGATCCCAACGTAAAGCACATCACGCTGGACAACCTGGATCCCGACAGCCATTACATCTTCAAAGTGATAGCACGCACAAAGACTGGAGAAGGCCCTCCCATCACACGCAGGGGAGCCACTCTGCTTGATGGAG AGCCTCCGAGAAACATCACAGTAATCTCTGGTAACGCATCAGTCAACCTGAGCTGGGTGCCCGGAGAGAGAAACCGAAACCACGGCTTCCACATCCAATACCTCAAGAAGAGCG GAGGCGGTGGGTGGGAGAAGTCAGAACAGGTCAACACTACGCAGGGTTTCTATACGCTGACGGGCCTCCAACCAGGAGCTCAGTACCACCTGAGGGTCATGCATGGAAACTCCACTTATTGGCAAGGCGAGGCAAAGACTGTGGAACCAC TGCCGTCAGAGATAACCGGCAGGTTCGCCACCCAAGGCTGGCTGATCGGACTCATCAGCGCCATCGTGCTGCTGGTTCTCATACTGCTCATCCTCTGCCTTATCAAACGCAGCAAGGGCGGCAAATATGCAG tgaagGACAAAGAAAGCAAGGAGGTGGACTCTGAAGCTCGGCCAATGAAAGATGAAGCCTTTGGAGAATACAG CGATGGCGATGAGAAGCGCTCGGACAGCCAGCAGTCTCTGGAGGAAAGTAAGATGGGCAGCGTCGACTCTCTGGCTGAATACGGGGACAGTGTGGACATCCAGTTCAACGAGGACGGCTCCTTCATCGGCCAGTACAGCGGCCGGGCATCTGTTCCCCACGGCAACGAGAGCTCGGGCCCCGCTTCCCCCGTTAATGCAGTCCCGCCTCCCCCCGTCGCTCCCTCCATGTCGAGCATCCTAAACCGGCCCAGCTAG
- the LOC134619576 gene encoding neural cell adhesion molecule L1.1-like isoform X3, with protein sequence MPKSHTVFTLDDFNLACEATGNPTPTFRWLKDGELFGSETEASGTLRGDNSSLDMLEGEYRCYASNSLGTAMTQTVKVNVEPQPVLMKQEAVRVQGLVGQSMVLSCNPPKSSPPPSIHWMNINLMHITRSERVTIGLDGKLYFANLMRSDSKEDYICHAQYREARTILPATAVSLSVKSSNSVAHGGKPEFFHQRNHSQISALKGNSVTLECLPRGLPTPKVEWKKKDGVLADTTGQVINFDRWLHFDNITLDDDGEYECKASNTHGFITRSFTVTVEAAPYWVKEPQNLMYTPGETVRLDCQADGIPRPSITWRINGQLLTEVDEEPRRTVTGGTLIMKDVNIGDTAVYQCEAKNDHGSILLNTYLYVVELPPQILSPDGFIYNVTKGRDAALHCESFGSPRPRVTWDREDTGALLSDPLLYPRVSILTNGTLKLSDVSHNDSGEYICSVQNTNISITAKLDVFRPSEILTSPQAVRVVQGESAFLDCDVDTDPRLRDYQVVWKKANRKLEETSDNDKYTFFKNNTLKVTDVQLNDSTEYSCEVITKVDNVIAQSSITVIAKPDPPSGLTLSNAEGVSVTLSWSPGLSHNSPITEFIIQAREEYHTEERKWTWEELKKVPGDFNHVELTLHPFSTYRFRVIAINEVGRSRHSNPSDHHSTPPAAPSINPTGVRSNSSEPGTLIITWDEIDKRFHNGQNFQYEVLWREADGSNVNWNSGRVRSPPFIVNNTGTYTPFEIKVRSVNALGGGPEPEPGIGHSGEDKPEEAPTGVSTTVMNSTIRVSWNKARRVRGRLLGYRIYYKRLGSKAERRRRSLRQSQHEEERGERSTQLSETEEHSWQVEEVDHSKTSAEVTGLRLFSEYELTVTAFNSKGESPRSPPHHFHTPEGVPGPPASLEFESPTEKSLILSWSPPAETNGILQGYIVQYQREVESKNSPVEILNVNDPNVKHITLDNLDPDSHYIFKVIARTKTGEGPPITRRGATLLDGEPPRNITVISGNASVNLSWVPGERNRNHGFHIQYLKKSGGGGWEKSEQVNTTQGFYTLTGLQPGAQYHLRVMHGNSTYWQGEAKTVEPLPSEITGRFATQGWLIGLISAIVLLVLILLILCLIKRSKGGKYAVKDKESKEVDSEARPMKDEAFGEYRSLESDGDEKRSDSQQSLEESKMGSVDSLAEYGDSVDIQFNEDGSFIGQYSGRASVPHGNESSGPASPVNAVPPPPVAPSMSSILNRPS encoded by the exons ATGCCAAAATCACACACAGTGTTTACTCTTGATGACTTCAATCTGGCCTGTGAGGCCACCGGGAACCCGACACCCAC ATTCCGTTGGCTGAAAGATGGCGAGTTGTTCGGATCAGAGACTGAAGCATCCGGAACGCTGAGAGGCGACAATTCTTCCCTGGATATGTTAGAGGGTGAATACCGCTGCTACGCCTCCAACAGTCTGGGGACCGCCATGACACAAACCGTCAAAGTCAACGTAGAGC CTCAGCCAGTTCTCATGAAACAAGAAGCCGTGCGTGTGCAAGGACTCGTGGGACAGAGTATGGTCCTGTCCTGCAACCCTCCAAAAAGCTCGCCTCCTCCCAGCATCCACTGGATGAACATAA ATTTGATGCACATTACTCGGAGTGAGAGAGTGACGATCGGCCTGGATGGGAAGCTGTACTTCGCGAATCTCATGAGGAGTGACAGCAAAGAGGACTACATCTGCCACGCCCAGTACAGAGAGGCCAGGACTATTCTACCTGCCACTgctgtctccctctctgtgaAGTCGA GTAACAGCGTCGCTCATGGAGGAAAGCCCGAGTTCTTCCATCAGAGGAACCACTCCCAAATATCAGCCCTCAAGGGGAACAGCGTCACCCTGGAATGTTTGCCCAGAGGCCT ACCCACACCTAAGGTGGAATGGAAGAAAAAGGATGGTGTCCTGGCAGACACAACCGGCCAAGTTATTAACTTTGACCGCTGGCTCCACTTCGACAACATCACCCTAGATGACGACGGCGAGTACGAATGCAAAGCCTCCAACACCCACGGCTTCATCACGCGCTCCTTCACGGTCACTGTGGAAG CGGCTCCTTACTGGGTGAAGGAGCCTCAGAACCTGATGTACACTCCCGGGGAAACAGTCCGACTGGACTGTCAGGCTGACGGCATCCCGAGGCCCAGtatcacctggaggatcaacggTCAGCTGTTAACAG AAGTGGATGAAGAACCTCGGCGCACGGTGACCGGAGGAACGCTCATAATGAAAGACGTGAACATTGGCGACACGGCCGTGTACCAGTGTGAAGCCAAAAATGACCACGGCTCCATCCTCCTCAACACCTACCTCTACGTTGTCG AGCTCCCCCCTCAGATCCTGTCCCCTGATGGGTTCATCTACAACGTCACCAAGGGCCGAGACGCCGCACTGCACTGTGAGTCTTTTGGCTCGCCACGACCCCGCGTCACATG GGACCGGGAGGACACCGGTGCTCTGCTGTCGGACCCTCTGCTGTATCCTCGTGTCTCCATTCTGACCAACGGGACCCTCAAGCTGTCCGACGTCAGCCACAACGACAGCGGCGAGTACATCTGCTCCGTACAAAACACCAACATCTCCATCACGGCCAAGCTGGACGTCTTCC GTCCAAGTGAGATACTGACGAGCCCCCAGGCTGTTCGTGTTGTCCAGGGAGAGAGCGCTTTCCTGGACTGTGACGTCGACACCGATCCTCGGCTGAGGGATTACCAGGTTGTCTGGAAGAAAGCAAATCGGAAACTAGAAGAGACATCAGATAATGAcaa gtacACCTTCTTCAAGAACAACACGCTGAAAGTGACAGACGTCCAATTAAACGACAGCACAGAGTATTCCTGTGAGGTCATCACTAAAGTGGACAACGTGATTGCACAGAGCTCCATCACTGtcatag CAAAACCGGACCCTCCCAGTGGTCTGACTCTGTCTAATGCTGAGGGGGTCAGTGTGACTCTCAGCTGGAGCCCAGGACTCTCCCACAACAGCCCCATCACAg AGTTCATCATACAGGCTCGGGAGGAGTACCACACGGAGGAGAGGAAGTGGACGTGGGAGGAACTGAAAAAAGTGCCAGGCGACTTCAACCACGTGGAGCTGACCCTGCATCCATTCTCCACCTACCGATTCCGTGTCATTGCCATCAACGAGGTTGGCAGGAGCAGACACAGCAACCCCTCAGACCACCACAGCACGCCACCTGCTG CTCCCTCCATCAACCCTACAGGAGTGCGCAGTAACTCCTCAGAACCAGGGACACTGATCATCACGTGGGAT GAGATAGACAAGCGTTTCCATAACGGCCAGAACTTCCAGTACGAGGTGCTGTGGAGGGAGGCCGACGGGTCAAATGTAAACTGGAACTCCGGCCGTGTGAGGTCTCCACCGTTCATAGTGAACAACACAGGAACGTACACACCGTTTGAGATCAAAGTCCGATCTGTCAACGCCCTCGGAGGAGGACCGGAACCAGAGCCGGGGATCGGGCACTCCGGAGAGGACA AGCCAGAGGAAGCTCCGACTGGAGTTTCAACCACCGTGATGAACAGCACCATCAGAGTGAGCTGGAACAAAGCCCGGAGGGTCCGAGGTCGGCTGCTGGGATACAGG ATCTACTATAAGAGGCTGGGTTCCAAGGCCGAGCGGAGGCGGAGGTCTCTCAGACAATCCCAAcatgaggaggagagaggagaaagaTCAACACAATTGAGTGAGACAGAGGAGCACAGCTGGCAGGTGGAGGAGGTTGACCATAGCAAGACCTCAGCGGAGGTGACGGGGCTGCGACTGTTTTCTGAGTATGAGCTGACGGTCACTGCGTTTAACAGCAAAGGGGAGAGTCCTCGCTCCCCGCCGCACCACTTCCACACGCCGGAGGGAG ttCCTGGTCCTCCTGCATCTCTGGAGTTTGAAAGCCCGACAGAAAAATCCCTGATTCTCTCCTGGAGCCCTCCAGCTGAGACCAACGGCATTCTGCAGGGATACATAGTGCAGTACCAGCGGG AGGTGGAGAGCAAAAACAGTCCTGTGGAGATACTGAATGTCAATGATCCCAACGTAAAGCACATCACGCTGGACAACCTGGATCCCGACAGCCATTACATCTTCAAAGTGATAGCACGCACAAAGACTGGAGAAGGCCCTCCCATCACACGCAGGGGAGCCACTCTGCTTGATGGAG AGCCTCCGAGAAACATCACAGTAATCTCTGGTAACGCATCAGTCAACCTGAGCTGGGTGCCCGGAGAGAGAAACCGAAACCACGGCTTCCACATCCAATACCTCAAGAAGAGCG GAGGCGGTGGGTGGGAGAAGTCAGAACAGGTCAACACTACGCAGGGTTTCTATACGCTGACGGGCCTCCAACCAGGAGCTCAGTACCACCTGAGGGTCATGCATGGAAACTCCACTTATTGGCAAGGCGAGGCAAAGACTGTGGAACCAC TGCCGTCAGAGATAACCGGCAGGTTCGCCACCCAAGGCTGGCTGATCGGACTCATCAGCGCCATCGTGCTGCTGGTTCTCATACTGCTCATCCTCTGCCTTATCAAACGCAGCAAGGGCGGCAAATATGCAG tgaagGACAAAGAAAGCAAGGAGGTGGACTCTGAAGCTCGGCCAATGAAAGATGAAGCCTTTGGAGAATACAG ATCCCTGGAGAG CGATGGCGATGAGAAGCGCTCGGACAGCCAGCAGTCTCTGGAGGAAAGTAAGATGGGCAGCGTCGACTCTCTGGCTGAATACGGGGACAGTGTGGACATCCAGTTCAACGAGGACGGCTCCTTCATCGGCCAGTACAGCGGCCGGGCATCTGTTCCCCACGGCAACGAGAGCTCGGGCCCCGCTTCCCCCGTTAATGCAGTCCCGCCTCCCCCCGTCGCTCCCTCCATGTCGAGCATCCTAAACCGGCCCAGCTAG